Proteins from a genomic interval of Polaribacter sp. Q13:
- a CDS encoding S1/P1 nuclease: MISLFFFSKPTTVETVFWGPTGHRTTAKIAEKHLTNKTKRKIDKLLKGQSLAFVSTYGDQIKSDKKYNKFYSWHYVNMDLDEKYADAEKNPKGDLVTGIHKCVQVLKDKNSSEEDKVFYLKILVHLVGDLHQPLHIGQREDKGGNGIQVQWFGTGTNLHTVWDSKMIEEWNMSYGELADNAKDLSKSEIKAIENGTVVEWVDEVHEITKDVYSSAKVGENLKYRYSYDYLGTVRTQLQKGGIRLAKILNEIFG, translated from the coding sequence ATGATATCGTTATTTTTTTTCTCAAAACCTACAACAGTAGAAACGGTGTTTTGGGGGCCTACAGGACATAGAACTACGGCTAAAATTGCTGAAAAACATTTAACAAACAAGACGAAAAGAAAAATTGATAAATTGTTAAAAGGGCAAAGTTTAGCTTTTGTATCGACATATGGAGATCAAATAAAATCTGATAAGAAATACAATAAATTTTACTCTTGGCATTATGTAAATATGGATTTGGATGAAAAGTATGCAGATGCAGAAAAAAATCCTAAAGGAGATTTGGTTACAGGAATTCATAAATGTGTGCAAGTTTTAAAAGATAAAAATAGTTCTGAAGAGGATAAAGTTTTCTATTTAAAAATATTGGTTCATTTAGTGGGAGATTTACATCAACCATTACACATCGGACAAAGAGAAGATAAAGGAGGAAATGGAATACAGGTTCAGTGGTTTGGTACTGGTACAAATTTACATACCGTTTGGGATTCTAAAATGATTGAAGAATGGAATATGAGTTATGGAGAATTGGCTGATAACGCAAAAGATTTATCTAAATCAGAAATTAAAGCCATAGAAAACGGAACGGTTGTAGAGTGGGTAGATGAAGTACATGAAATTACAAAAGATGTATATAGTTCTGCAAAAGTAGGAGAAAATCTAAAATATAGATATTCTTATGATTATTTAGGTACTGTGAGAACGCAATTACAAAAAGGAGGAATTAGATTGGCTAAAATTTTAAACGAAATATTTGGTTAA
- a CDS encoding TlpA disulfide reductase family protein, giving the protein MKKESEKVSSVTSYTYNELKPLLEKDDGKTYVINFWATWCAPCVKELPAFEKLNQEYAAKNVEVILVSLDFPKQVDKRLIPFINKNNLQSKVVLLNDVNEDVWIKAIDSTWSGALPATLIYNAKGRKFYEQSFDYEKLETELQSIL; this is encoded by the coding sequence ATGAAAAAGGAATCGGAAAAGGTTTCTTCGGTTACGTCTTATACTTACAATGAATTAAAACCTTTGTTAGAAAAAGATGATGGCAAAACGTATGTAATAAATTTTTGGGCAACATGGTGTGCACCTTGCGTAAAAGAATTACCAGCGTTTGAAAAATTGAACCAAGAATATGCCGCTAAAAACGTAGAAGTTATTTTAGTAAGTTTAGATTTTCCGAAACAAGTAGATAAAAGATTAATTCCTTTTATCAATAAAAATAATTTGCAATCTAAAGTTGTTTTATTAAATGATGTAAATGAAGATGTTTGGATAAAAGCAATTGATTCTACATGGTCTGGAGCATTGCCAGCAACGTTAATTTACAATGCAAAAGGTAGAAAATTTTATGAGCAATCTTTCGATTATGAGAAATTAGAAACTGAATTACAATCCATTTTATAA
- a CDS encoding thioredoxin family protein — protein MKFTKSILLLLVIIVASAFTINTVGGYKVGDTVADFKLKNIDNKMVSLSDYKEAKGFVIIFTCNHCPYSMANEDRIIALDKKYKKLGYPVIAINPNDPKASKGDSFEDMKVKAKEKGFTFPYLYDEGQTIYPKFGATKTPHVFIVSKPTMKVEYIGAIDNSSRDADAVTEKYVENVIDALLAGKKPTKTTTRAIGCSIKTL, from the coding sequence ATGAAATTTACAAAATCCATTTTATTGCTATTGGTAATTATTGTTGCAAGTGCATTTACTATTAACACTGTAGGTGGTTATAAAGTAGGTGATACTGTAGCTGATTTTAAATTAAAAAATATTGATAATAAAATGGTTTCCTTATCGGATTATAAGGAAGCAAAAGGGTTTGTTATTATTTTTACATGTAACCATTGTCCGTATTCTATGGCAAATGAAGATAGAATAATTGCTTTAGATAAAAAATATAAGAAATTAGGATATCCTGTAATTGCTATAAACCCAAATGACCCAAAAGCCTCGAAAGGAGATAGTTTTGAGGATATGAAGGTTAAGGCAAAAGAGAAAGGATTTACGTTTCCTTATTTATATGATGAAGGTCAGACTATATATCCAAAATTTGGAGCAACAAAAACTCCGCATGTCTTTATTGTAAGCAAGCCAACAATGAAGGTAGAATATATTGGGGCTATAGATAATAGTTCTAGAGACGCAGATGCAGTGACAGAAAAATATGTAGAAAATGTAATTGATGCTTTATTAGCAGGGAAAAAACCAACAAAAACAACAACAAGAGCAATAGGTTGCTCTATAAAAACTTTATAA
- a CDS encoding DEAD/DEAH box helicase, whose translation MQFSELPLHKSILKAVAEERFHTPTQVQEKAIPLVLAKKNVIVSAQTGTGKTAAFALPIIQLLLDNEAVEQKVKKIKSLIITPTRELAIQILENFVSYSKYTDLTTTAVFGGVSLEPQKEILAKGVDVLVATPGRLIDLQLQGNIDLSAIEIFVLDEADLMLDMGFIADVKKIEALCPKKKQTLLFSATIPEKIDELAKRILKSPIKIEINPEETTAKNIGQLLYYLPKKNKTDLCLHLLRNTINGKIIIFRRTKFGVDKLEESLNKNGYKVTSIHGDKTQAIRNKAIEDFKNKKANILIATDVAARGIDITNVDAIINFDIPNIPETYIHRIGRTGRAGKSGIAFSFCSPDENAYIKLIETLIEKPIKVIAEHPYPIAPPKHRKKQPNTVSKHTKGRKSEASKKNKKRWY comes from the coding sequence ATGCAGTTTTCTGAATTACCCTTACATAAATCTATCTTAAAAGCAGTTGCTGAAGAGCGATTTCATACACCAACACAAGTACAAGAAAAAGCAATTCCTTTAGTGTTAGCTAAAAAAAATGTAATTGTTTCAGCACAAACGGGTACAGGAAAAACTGCCGCTTTTGCATTGCCAATTATTCAACTTTTACTAGACAATGAAGCTGTAGAACAAAAAGTAAAGAAGATAAAATCTTTAATTATTACACCAACTAGAGAATTAGCAATTCAAATTCTAGAAAACTTTGTTAGCTATAGCAAATACACAGATTTAACAACTACAGCTGTTTTTGGAGGTGTTTCTTTAGAACCTCAAAAAGAAATATTAGCAAAAGGTGTAGATGTTTTAGTAGCAACACCTGGTAGGTTAATTGACTTACAATTACAAGGTAACATCGATTTAAGTGCTATTGAAATTTTTGTATTAGATGAAGCAGATTTAATGTTAGACATGGGCTTTATTGCCGATGTAAAAAAGATAGAAGCATTATGTCCTAAGAAAAAGCAAACCTTACTTTTTTCTGCTACTATACCAGAAAAAATAGATGAATTGGCTAAAAGGATTTTAAAAAGCCCAATTAAAATTGAAATAAACCCAGAAGAAACCACAGCAAAAAATATTGGTCAATTATTATATTATCTTCCTAAAAAGAACAAGACAGATTTATGTTTGCACTTGCTAAGAAATACCATAAATGGGAAAATAATTATTTTTAGACGCACAAAATTTGGTGTTGACAAACTGGAGGAATCTTTAAATAAAAATGGATATAAAGTTACCAGTATTCATGGTGATAAAACACAGGCAATAAGAAATAAAGCAATAGAAGATTTTAAAAATAAGAAAGCTAATATCTTAATTGCTACAGATGTTGCCGCACGTGGTATTGATATTACAAATGTAGATGCTATTATTAATTTTGATATTCCTAATATACCAGAAACCTATATTCATAGAATTGGTAGAACCGGTAGAGCAGGAAAATCTGGGATTGCTTTTTCTTTCTGTTCTCCAGACGAAAATGCCTACATTAAATTAATTGAAACTTTAATTGAAAAGCCAATTAAAGTGATTGCAGAACATCCGTATCCTATTGCACCACCAAAACACAGAAAAAAACAACCAAACACTGTTAGTAAACACACTAAAGGAAGAAAATCTGAAGCATCTAAAAAGAATAAAAAACGTTGGTATTAA